From a region of the Bacteroidota bacterium genome:
- a CDS encoding sodium/solute symporter (Members of the Solute:Sodium Symporter (SSS), TC 2.A.21 as described in tcdb.org, catalyze solute:Na+ symport. Known solutes for members of the family include sugars, amino acids, nucleosides, inositols, vitamins, urea or anions, depending on the system.), producing the protein MKSTLLALFSGILFFLTPQADAFTVGISSDSLQWQQLTPLPDAFGFAGVFAGVTHDALLVAGGANFPAGSNFDGHPKVWHNQIYLLPEPNGEWQTGFSLATPSAYGVSITWQNGVVCIGGGDANQHFNSVFLLEWDGNQIQQTDLPDLPGPMAFGAGVLLGETIYVAGGISTPDATAAMHTFWALDLSKPQPEWETLPAWPGPGRMLPVMAKTSQHLYLFSGTALTTDQAGNPARQLLTDGYRYNPALKTWEQLGDTPQAMVAAPGPAIPVGASHLFFLPGDDGQHAAQAAILRDNHPGFSPALYAYNHSTDTWHQQGTFPKEIPENLGPNRNAGFYPPVTTPIVLWKDAYVLPTGEIRPGVRTPLVWAGNWRTVGSAFGTTNAAVLGVYLLLLVGMGVYFATKTTSARAYFLAGQQMPWWAAGLSIFATMLSAITYLSIPATVYATDWTRFLLNMGIPLVAPIVILFFLPFYRKLDVTSAYEYLEKRFDVSLRLLGSLSFILFQLGRMGIVLLLPALALSAVTGLNLFLCIGLMGLLSTLYTVLGGMEAVIWTDVIQVFVLLGGAIAALFIIGNALPDGFAQIIEVAEARNKFTVVNPGWDLTTDSLFVIILGMLFANLLPYTTDQAVVQRYMTTASEKAARRAIWTGALVAVPASVLFFFLGTALFVFYIDFPASLAPIEKIDQLLPWFIVQEMPAGLGGLVIAGVFAAAMSSLDSSMHAISTAVTTDFIQRFKPVDNNINWLTLARWITVLLGVLGTASAMLIATWDLGLMWRIFLDITGLFLGTLGGLFSLGIFTARTTARHAWIGAAFSVACLGYLTFATSINGLLFGAVGTLICFIAGWISSLIFPAKTLPDTQGLTVFSKETALHTSA; encoded by the coding sequence ATGAAATCGACGCTGCTTGCCCTGTTTTCGGGCATTCTCTTCTTTCTGACACCGCAAGCCGATGCATTTACGGTTGGGATCTCCTCTGATTCACTACAATGGCAACAACTCACACCTTTGCCAGATGCCTTTGGTTTTGCCGGCGTTTTTGCTGGCGTAACCCATGATGCCCTCCTGGTAGCCGGCGGTGCCAACTTCCCAGCCGGCTCCAATTTTGATGGACACCCAAAAGTGTGGCACAACCAGATCTACCTCTTGCCCGAACCAAACGGCGAATGGCAAACCGGATTCTCGTTGGCAACACCATCTGCATACGGCGTCTCCATAACCTGGCAAAATGGGGTCGTGTGCATTGGAGGGGGGGACGCCAACCAGCACTTCAACAGCGTTTTCCTGCTCGAATGGGATGGCAACCAAATCCAGCAAACGGACCTGCCAGACTTGCCCGGCCCAATGGCATTTGGCGCCGGCGTGCTGCTCGGGGAAACCATTTATGTCGCCGGCGGCATCAGTACCCCCGATGCAACAGCAGCCATGCACACGTTTTGGGCGTTAGACCTCTCAAAACCGCAGCCTGAATGGGAAACGTTGCCGGCGTGGCCGGGGCCGGGCAGAATGCTGCCCGTAATGGCAAAAACCTCGCAACATCTTTACCTCTTCAGTGGCACAGCACTCACAACAGACCAGGCCGGCAATCCAGCCCGCCAGTTACTCACTGATGGCTACCGATACAATCCGGCGCTAAAGACCTGGGAGCAATTGGGAGACACACCACAGGCCATGGTAGCAGCCCCGGGGCCGGCAATACCTGTTGGGGCGTCCCATCTATTCTTTCTACCGGGAGACGATGGTCAACATGCTGCACAGGCCGCCATATTGCGCGACAATCACCCCGGATTTTCTCCTGCCTTATATGCATACAACCATTCAACAGACACCTGGCATCAGCAAGGCACGTTTCCAAAAGAGATCCCAGAAAACCTCGGGCCAAACCGCAATGCCGGTTTCTACCCACCCGTAACAACGCCGATTGTATTGTGGAAAGATGCTTACGTTTTACCTACCGGCGAAATCAGGCCAGGTGTACGGACGCCCCTCGTTTGGGCCGGCAACTGGCGTACAGTGGGTAGTGCATTTGGCACTACAAACGCAGCTGTGCTTGGCGTATATCTGCTGCTGCTTGTCGGAATGGGCGTCTATTTCGCCACAAAAACTACGTCTGCCCGCGCGTATTTCCTGGCCGGACAACAAATGCCGTGGTGGGCAGCCGGCCTGAGTATTTTTGCAACCATGCTATCTGCCATCACCTACCTTTCTATCCCGGCCACAGTCTATGCAACCGACTGGACCCGCTTTCTGCTAAACATGGGCATCCCACTCGTCGCACCCATTGTCATTCTTTTCTTCCTGCCATTTTATAGAAAGCTGGATGTTACCAGCGCGTATGAATACCTGGAAAAAAGATTCGACGTCTCCTTACGCTTGCTGGGTTCACTTTCTTTTATCCTCTTTCAACTCGGCCGCATGGGCATTGTACTGCTCCTGCCGGCACTCGCGCTGAGTGCGGTCACCGGACTCAACTTATTTTTATGCATTGGCTTGATGGGCTTGCTCAGTACCCTCTACACCGTACTTGGTGGCATGGAGGCGGTTATATGGACAGATGTTATCCAGGTCTTTGTGCTCCTTGGAGGCGCCATAGCAGCGCTCTTCATTATTGGCAACGCGCTTCCTGATGGCTTTGCACAAATCATCGAAGTGGCTGAAGCGCGCAACAAGTTCACTGTTGTCAATCCGGGCTGGGACCTGACGACAGATTCCTTGTTTGTCATTATTCTCGGGATGCTGTTTGCCAATCTGCTTCCTTATACAACCGACCAAGCTGTTGTACAACGCTACATGACAACAGCATCTGAAAAAGCAGCACGGCGGGCGATATGGACGGGTGCGTTGGTAGCTGTACCCGCTTCAGTGTTGTTCTTTTTCCTTGGCACAGCACTTTTTGTCTTTTATATCGACTTTCCAGCCAGTCTTGCCCCCATCGAAAAAATAGATCAACTGCTGCCGTGGTTTATTGTGCAGGAAATGCCGGCAGGACTTGGCGGGCTCGTAATCGCCGGCGTATTTGCCGCGGCGATGTCCAGCCTCGACTCGTCCATGCATGCAATCTCGACAGCAGTTACAACCGACTTCATTCAGCGATTTAAACCAGTTGATAACAATATCAACTGGTTAACCCTCGCGCGCTGGATCACCGTGCTGCTCGGCGTACTTGGCACCGCCAGTGCCATGCTAATTGCAACCTGGGACCTCGGTTTGATGTGGCGGATTTTCCTCGATATTACCGGACTCTTTCTAGGCACCCTGGGAGGCTTGTTTTCGCTCGGTATTTTCACCGCAAGAACAACCGCTCGGCATGCATGGATTGGAGCCGCATTTTCTGTGGCCTGCCTCGGATACCTGACTTTTGCCACATCGATAAACGGCCTGCTTTTTGGCGCTGTAGGTACGCTTATATGTTTTATCGCCGGCTGGATCAGCAGCCTGATATTTCCTGCAAAAACACTACCTGACACCCAGGGGCTCACCGTATTCAGTAAAGAGACGGCTTTACATACATCAGCCTAA
- a CDS encoding AI-2E family transporter → MSSSTPHEHKGPEPAFILGYTALEITLTVCGALLFIAFLFLMQGMLNPPIIAGAGIILLWPVRHHRSVQAILLAGGFLLAIWFLHKLRAILIPFGSIYLVAYLFDPLVAFLHHRKGVPRGISSLVVTLLLISVIGLFVLLLAPHLIGELDALGTRALMSIEVFHEWLLASTLLDELVGSAEQKEELISQTMASIQSFLNYLTSSIPRGLEHLLFSVGSIFGFMTIIVITPVILFYTLKDYRIIKNGIKYLLPTIDGQQNYLTQAGQIVGRYLRGQLTISAITACIVSVALMLGDIPFALLIGILAGLLNLIPSLGAIITMLTAIGIALVFGERGLVDIIIVVTVLLGQGLLEQAILVPKILSHHVGLHPVVILLSLFVFGFFFGFFGLFIAVPLMALIITAYDAMRQQTTLDLSGFLDPPIASVDLFQHGPPPAENPPDLERVTFSFPDQRKEHEQYYPTHAGLGEE, encoded by the coding sequence ATGTCGTCATCAACGCCCCATGAACACAAAGGCCCTGAACCAGCCTTTATTCTTGGCTATACGGCGCTTGAAATTACGCTGACCGTCTGTGGTGCCCTGTTGTTTATAGCATTCCTGTTTTTAATGCAGGGTATGCTTAATCCCCCAATAATTGCCGGCGCAGGAATTATTTTACTGTGGCCGGTACGCCACCACCGGTCTGTGCAAGCTATTTTATTGGCCGGTGGGTTTTTACTGGCGATCTGGTTTTTGCACAAGCTCCGTGCAATTCTAATCCCATTCGGGAGTATTTACCTGGTTGCTTACCTTTTCGACCCACTCGTGGCATTTCTACACCATCGCAAAGGAGTCCCGCGAGGTATTTCATCGCTGGTGGTTACGCTGTTGCTGATCAGCGTTATCGGCCTTTTCGTACTTCTGCTTGCTCCCCATCTTATTGGGGAATTAGATGCGCTTGGAACGCGCGCGTTGATGAGCATCGAAGTATTCCATGAATGGTTGTTGGCGTCTACGCTGCTCGATGAATTGGTGGGCAGTGCCGAACAGAAAGAAGAACTCATCAGCCAAACCATGGCATCGATTCAGAGCTTTCTAAACTACCTGACCAGTAGCATACCACGCGGCCTTGAGCATCTGCTGTTTTCGGTTGGATCTATTTTCGGGTTCATGACCATTATCGTCATCACCCCGGTCATCCTGTTTTATACGCTGAAAGATTACCGCATCATCAAGAACGGTATCAAGTATCTGCTGCCTACCATAGACGGCCAGCAAAATTACCTTACTCAGGCCGGCCAAATAGTAGGGCGGTATCTGCGCGGTCAACTGACCATCAGCGCCATCACTGCCTGTATCGTTTCAGTAGCGTTGATGCTGGGCGACATCCCATTTGCGCTGCTAATCGGGATTCTTGCCGGCCTGCTCAACCTGATCCCAAGCCTCGGCGCAATCATCACCATGCTTACCGCTATCGGCATTGCGCTGGTCTTCGGAGAACGTGGCCTGGTCGACATAATTATTGTTGTTACGGTATTGCTCGGCCAGGGGCTGCTAGAGCAAGCCATCCTCGTCCCGAAAATATTGAGCCACCACGTAGGGTTGCACCCCGTGGTAATCTTGCTGTCACTCTTTGTATTTGGCTTCTTTTTTGGCTTCTTTGGCCTCTTCATCGCCGTTCCCCTGATGGCGCTTATTATCACCGCCTACGATGCGATGCGGCAGCAAACCACACTGGACTTATCCGGATTCCTCGACCCGCCTATTGCCTCCGTGGATCTGTTTCAGCATGGACCTCCGCCGGCAGAGAACCCTCCTGATCTTGAGCGCGTAACATTTTCATTCCCCGATCAACGCAAAGAGCATGAGCAGTATTACCCTACGCACGCAGGCTTAGGAGAGGAATAA
- a CDS encoding NAD(P)/FAD-dependent oxidoreductase: protein MDFDVIVVGAGHNALITAAYLAKTGYRVGVFERRDIIGGAVSTKELVSGYQFDLGGSAHILIRLTPIIEELELEKYGLNYLELDPLFFAPFPDDDALFIYRDVDKTAAGIDAKFPGEGSAYRHFVDEWRPFGESVREMFLSAPGPLQMGRMMMKGRTPNSTWQEALQKILKPYGDVVDDYFSEEKLKAMLVWMAAQSGPPPTEPITGPFVLWQALYHVGGIARPRGGSGMLTQALGKFIEAHGGQIFVNAPVDEILVKHSRAAGIRVNKQVYTSRAIVSGTHILETFGKLLDTAHHPKGINRLRVGNGFGAILRLALDKPVSYKASPGIEARTALQLICRDRQQINAAYGDYLAGKPASDPPIVAMTFSAVDDTLAPPGGEVLWLWGQYYPYELAEGDWDTRGDAVADRLLDTFEAYAPGTRDSVVGSLFQHPLYLERELGLFKGNVMHLEMSIDQMFALRPQLGMAGYKSNIKGLYLTGASTHPGGGIMGASGRNAATVVLKDLEKKRV, encoded by the coding sequence ATGGACTTTGATGTGATTGTTGTTGGGGCAGGACATAATGCCCTGATTACTGCAGCATATCTGGCAAAAACAGGTTATAGAGTGGGGGTATTTGAGCGACGGGATATTATTGGTGGCGCAGTGTCTACCAAAGAGCTTGTATCGGGCTATCAGTTTGATTTGGGAGGAAGTGCGCACATTCTAATCCGCCTCACGCCCATTATTGAAGAGCTAGAGCTGGAGAAATACGGCCTCAATTATCTCGAACTTGATCCCTTGTTTTTTGCGCCTTTCCCGGATGACGATGCCCTGTTTATTTATCGGGATGTCGACAAGACAGCCGCCGGCATTGATGCGAAGTTTCCGGGAGAAGGATCGGCATATCGTCATTTTGTTGATGAGTGGCGGCCTTTTGGTGAATCGGTGCGAGAGATGTTTTTGAGTGCGCCTGGACCCTTACAAATGGGGCGCATGATGATGAAAGGGCGGACCCCCAACTCTACGTGGCAGGAGGCCTTGCAGAAAATTCTGAAACCGTACGGCGATGTAGTCGATGACTATTTCAGCGAAGAAAAGCTGAAAGCAATGCTGGTATGGATGGCTGCCCAGTCTGGGCCGCCGCCAACGGAACCCATCACCGGTCCATTTGTGTTGTGGCAGGCGCTGTACCACGTGGGCGGCATTGCTCGGCCACGCGGTGGTTCGGGAATGTTAACACAAGCGCTTGGGAAGTTTATAGAGGCACATGGCGGTCAAATTTTTGTGAATGCGCCGGTTGATGAGATCCTGGTAAAGCATAGCCGTGCCGCCGGCATTCGGGTGAATAAACAGGTCTACACATCGCGTGCAATTGTGTCGGGAACCCACATTCTCGAAACCTTTGGCAAATTGCTCGATACCGCCCACCACCCTAAAGGTATAAATCGGTTACGGGTTGGGAATGGATTTGGCGCGATTCTGCGCCTGGCGCTGGATAAACCGGTCAGCTATAAAGCGAGTCCGGGTATTGAAGCACGCACGGCCTTGCAGCTAATTTGCCGCGATCGGCAGCAAATTAACGCCGCATACGGTGATTACCTCGCCGGGAAACCTGCATCCGATCCACCCATTGTAGCCATGACCTTTAGTGCGGTAGATGATACATTGGCACCACCAGGAGGAGAAGTGCTGTGGCTTTGGGGACAGTATTACCCATACGAATTGGCAGAAGGCGACTGGGATACGCGCGGGGATGCTGTGGCTGATCGGTTGCTGGATACTTTTGAGGCCTATGCACCGGGCACACGCGATTCGGTGGTAGGCTCTCTCTTTCAGCATCCCCTGTACCTCGAACGCGAGTTGGGCTTGTTTAAGGGCAATGTGATGCATCTTGAAATGAGTATAGACCAGATGTTTGCGTTGCGTCCACAACTTGGCATGGCCGGCTACAAGTCAAACATCAAAGGCCTTTACCTCACGGGGGCCAGTACCCATCCGGGTGGCGGCATCATGGGCGCTTCCGGCCGTAATGCCGCCACGGTAGTTTTAAAAGACCTCGAGAAAAAACGTGTTTAG
- a CDS encoding lycopene cyclase domain-containing protein, producing the protein MTYLQFHFVFILPVIFLLALVYRRTVAAAMKSYSLKWMFAVAGIALIYTTAWDNYLVYRGVWGYGPERVMATIGYVPIEEYMFFLLQPLLTGLFFYILVL; encoded by the coding sequence ATGACGTACCTCCAGTTTCACTTTGTATTTATTTTGCCGGTCATTTTTCTGCTGGCGCTAGTTTACCGCCGAACTGTTGCTGCTGCAATGAAGTCTTACTCACTAAAGTGGATGTTTGCGGTTGCCGGCATTGCACTTATATACACCACAGCGTGGGACAACTACCTGGTATATCGGGGTGTCTGGGGATATGGACCCGAACGCGTGATGGCTACCATCGGGTATGTACCCATCGAGGAATACATGTTTTTCCTCTTGCAGCCCCTACTGACGGGTTTATTCTTTTATATCCTCGTGTTGTGA
- a CDS encoding lycopene cyclase domain-containing protein has translation MPRIVGALIYLLLAIAGIFHFAHDSGLYMGLILVWALPVLAGQWAYAGNWIWAERKLWFWSTIIPTIYLWIADRVALELGIWYIAEEYTTGWHLFGLPIEEATFFLVTNLLVTQGLFLFLHIGDPARKSAEPVAQV, from the coding sequence ATGCCTCGTATTGTCGGCGCCTTGATTTATCTCCTACTTGCTATTGCTGGTATCTTTCATTTCGCCCATGATTCGGGTTTGTACATGGGGTTGATTCTGGTGTGGGCGCTTCCTGTACTGGCCGGACAGTGGGCTTATGCGGGCAACTGGATTTGGGCAGAACGCAAGCTATGGTTCTGGAGCACTATCATCCCAACCATTTATTTATGGATAGCTGATCGGGTAGCGCTCGAACTGGGCATTTGGTATATCGCTGAGGAATACACCACCGGTTGGCACTTGTTTGGGTTGCCTATTGAAGAAGCCACTTTTTTTCTGGTTACCAACCTGCTCGTTACGCAGGGATTGTTTCTTTTTCTGCATATCGGTGATCCGGCAAGGAAGTCGGCTGAACCCGTTGCTCAGGTATGA
- a CDS encoding ATP-binding protein, with protein MKETPAHDPFAEVASASDATLDALKAAEEALKAVKAAQPAPERPRLSNIQFMGTISHELRTPLASILGYTQILYDELGTVLAPHHREFFQTILTNVELSLELVTDLLDFARLDAGQLAIQPSPVALQPLITQVIDQLYPFALEKKITLSADLNEEICYIAADEVRLRQVLINLILNAIKYTEEGSITIQIVASTLKEQEAYTIEIIDTGRGITEEFKAIMFDRYSRDERMARLIEQGAGIGLAVALEFIRTMNGAIEVDSSIEVGTTFRLTFEQALLDYFCDDIPFDEDVEGEAIVEIEDPTPFSD; from the coding sequence GTGAAAGAAACACCTGCACACGATCCTTTTGCAGAAGTGGCATCAGCCAGCGATGCAACTTTGGATGCGCTCAAAGCTGCTGAAGAAGCGCTGAAAGCCGTCAAAGCTGCACAGCCGGCCCCTGAACGCCCGCGTCTTTCCAATATTCAGTTTATGGGTACCATTAGCCACGAATTACGTACACCGCTGGCTTCAATTCTCGGTTATACACAAATACTTTACGACGAACTCGGCACCGTGCTGGCGCCGCATCACCGAGAATTCTTCCAGACAATCCTGACCAATGTCGAGCTTTCCCTCGAGCTCGTGACTGACCTCCTCGACTTCGCAAGACTCGATGCGGGTCAACTAGCTATTCAGCCATCTCCTGTGGCGCTGCAACCGCTCATTACACAGGTCATTGACCAACTGTACCCTTTTGCCCTCGAAAAAAAGATCACCCTGTCTGCAGATCTGAACGAAGAGATTTGTTATATCGCTGCTGATGAAGTGCGGCTACGGCAGGTCCTGATCAACCTTATCCTCAATGCCATCAAGTACACCGAGGAAGGCAGCATTACCATCCAAATTGTTGCCTCAACCCTCAAAGAACAAGAGGCCTACACAATCGAAATCATCGATACGGGCCGTGGCATTACCGAGGAGTTCAAAGCCATCATGTTCGACAGGTATTCGCGGGACGAGCGTATGGCTCGTCTCATCGAGCAAGGGGCCGGCATCGGGCTGGCCGTCGCCCTGGAGTTTATTCGTACCATGAACGGTGCAATCGAAGTTGACAGTTCCATTGAAGTAGGCACCACATTCCGCCTTACATTCGAACAGGCGCTTCTCGATTACTTTTGCGATGATATACCGTTCGACGAAGATGTTGAGGGGGAAGCTATCGTAGAAATAGAAGATCCTACGCCGTTTAGCGATTAA
- a CDS encoding acyltransferase: MVKELVARIMLSSLKKGFRRICWVGPEPSFEENLPIVAYANHHTFYDGYVMWLLAQRLLGRDTLLWMEDWDRFPFFAAVGAYPFPSEDPARLLATIRKTARRLATDQDSFLIYFPEGELHPPEAGLLPIDTNNLKRLDRIFPDKYWWPISIHMTNRGETLPTLLLSGGTPHRTVTGHESKNLAAGLNFLRQAPHPCTRILLEGKKSDDESWNMQFMARWFSRYL, from the coding sequence ATGGTTAAGGAACTTGTTGCGCGCATTATGCTGTCTAGCCTCAAAAAAGGCTTTCGCAGGATATGCTGGGTTGGCCCTGAGCCTTCCTTTGAAGAAAATCTACCCATTGTTGCTTATGCCAACCATCACACCTTTTATGACGGGTACGTGATGTGGCTGCTGGCCCAGCGACTTTTAGGAAGGGATACGCTACTGTGGATGGAGGATTGGGACCGATTTCCGTTTTTTGCAGCGGTTGGCGCATATCCTTTCCCATCCGAAGACCCGGCTCGCCTGCTCGCAACAATTCGCAAAACAGCACGACGCCTCGCAACCGATCAGGACAGCTTTCTGATCTATTTCCCGGAAGGGGAATTACACCCGCCGGAAGCCGGCCTCCTCCCCATCGATACCAACAACCTGAAACGGCTCGACCGTATTTTCCCGGATAAATACTGGTGGCCCATTTCCATTCACATGACCAACAGGGGTGAAACTTTGCCCACTTTGTTACTCAGTGGCGGCACACCCCACCGCACAGTTACCGGCCATGAAAGCAAAAACCTTGCAGCTGGACTCAATTTCCTGCGCCAAGCACCGCACCCTTGCACCAGGATTTTGCTCGAAGGCAAGAAAAGCGACGATGAGAGTTGGAATATGCAGTTTATGGCGCGCTGGTTTTCACGTTACCTGTGA
- the tgt gene encoding tRNA guanosine(34) transglycosylase Tgt, whose protein sequence is MRFDLEQRDPSTEARAGIVHTNHGPIETPIFMPVGTVGSVKGVTPQELEKEITAQIILGNTYHLYLRPGADLLEQAGGLHKFMQWNGPILTDSGGFQIYSLASRRKLTEEGALFQSHIDGSRHQFTPESVVDMQRSIGSDIMMVLDECPAADASLEYVKKSHELTMRWAARCQKHAAATEGKYGHKQHLFAIVQGGIFEEVRKDSARRLVEMDFPGYAIGGLSVGEPAPQMYAMVEVVNQFLPPEKPRYLMGVGTPANLLENVARGIDMFDCVMPTRNGRNGMLFTTEGIINIKNKKWQEDFSVIDPGLHTYHAQTFTKAYLRHLFVARELLGLQIASIQNLSFYLWLMKEARKAIMEGRFLSWKNEIQPRVSRRL, encoded by the coding sequence ATGCGTTTTGACCTGGAGCAGCGCGATCCTTCTACGGAAGCTCGCGCCGGCATAGTACACACAAATCACGGCCCCATTGAAACACCCATCTTTATGCCGGTCGGGACTGTTGGCTCGGTTAAAGGTGTTACTCCCCAGGAATTGGAAAAGGAAATAACCGCCCAGATTATACTGGGCAACACCTACCACCTCTATTTGCGCCCGGGGGCTGACTTGCTCGAACAGGCAGGAGGGCTCCACAAGTTTATGCAGTGGAACGGCCCGATTCTCACAGATTCTGGTGGATTTCAGATTTATTCACTGGCCAGCCGGCGCAAGCTCACAGAAGAAGGTGCCCTCTTTCAAAGCCACATTGACGGCTCACGGCATCAGTTTACGCCAGAGTCTGTTGTAGATATGCAGCGGTCTATCGGATCAGACATCATGATGGTGTTGGATGAGTGCCCTGCTGCTGACGCCTCCCTGGAATACGTAAAAAAATCGCATGAGCTAACCATGCGCTGGGCCGCACGATGCCAAAAACATGCTGCGGCAACTGAAGGTAAATACGGCCACAAACAACATCTGTTTGCCATTGTGCAGGGCGGCATCTTCGAAGAAGTGCGCAAGGATTCAGCGCGCAGGCTTGTTGAAATGGACTTCCCGGGCTATGCCATCGGCGGCCTCTCTGTAGGAGAACCTGCACCGCAAATGTATGCGATGGTTGAGGTTGTAAATCAGTTTCTCCCTCCAGAAAAACCCCGTTACTTGATGGGTGTAGGTACCCCGGCTAACCTGCTCGAAAACGTGGCGCGCGGAATTGACATGTTTGATTGTGTAATGCCAACGCGCAATGGTAGAAACGGCATGTTGTTCACCACTGAAGGCATCATCAACATTAAAAACAAAAAATGGCAGGAGGATTTTTCGGTTATTGATCCGGGCCTGCATACCTATCACGCACAGACGTTCACAAAAGCATATCTGCGCCATCTTTTTGTCGCGCGTGAACTTCTGGGATTACAAATTGCTTCAATTCAAAACCTCTCTTTCTACCTCTGGCTCATGAAAGAGGCGCGCAAAGCCATTATGGAGGGCCGCTTTCTTTCATGGAAAAACGAGATCCAACCCCGCGTAAGCCGGCGCCTGTAG
- a CDS encoding dihydrodipicolinate synthase family protein, with protein sequence MVEKLTGLIAAPHTPMHSDGRLHLDVVKAQAALLRKEGVRGVFIGGTTGEGASLTFTERKALTEAWASVTDSDLALIVHVGHNALHEACALAEHAKASGAHATAALAPSFFKPADITTLVDVCATIARVTPDLPFYYYHIPSMTGVALSMPDFLRVAGPRIPNLAGIKFSTSDLMQFRSCLTLDNSRYTMFFGSDEMLLGAMAMGATGAVGSTYNYAAPNYVRMIQAYEEGDIEKAGKYAGHAVALVEVLIKYGVMQAGKAIMQMRGVNCGPVRLPLKPLSSTQKGQLFEEVRQLGIFKSVQLTPPEK encoded by the coding sequence ATGGTCGAGAAACTTACCGGGCTGATTGCAGCTCCCCATACCCCTATGCATTCCGATGGCCGTCTGCATCTTGATGTCGTAAAAGCACAGGCCGCGCTGCTCCGGAAAGAAGGCGTCCGCGGGGTTTTCATTGGGGGGACCACCGGTGAAGGTGCCTCCTTAACCTTCACCGAACGCAAGGCGCTTACCGAAGCCTGGGCCTCGGTTACTGATTCAGACCTTGCGCTTATTGTACACGTGGGACACAATGCACTTCATGAAGCTTGCGCCCTCGCGGAACATGCCAAAGCATCAGGAGCCCACGCAACAGCCGCGTTAGCCCCATCTTTCTTCAAACCGGCCGACATTACCACCCTTGTTGATGTTTGCGCAACCATCGCGCGTGTTACCCCGGACCTCCCGTTTTACTATTACCACATCCCTTCAATGACTGGCGTCGCGCTATCGATGCCCGATTTTCTTCGTGTAGCCGGCCCGCGCATACCGAATCTTGCCGGCATCAAGTTCTCCACGAGTGACCTCATGCAATTTCGAAGCTGCCTGACACTCGATAACAGCCGTTACACCATGTTTTTCGGTTCGGATGAAATGCTGCTCGGAGCGATGGCGATGGGCGCAACGGGCGCAGTAGGCAGCACTTACAATTACGCAGCGCCAAACTATGTGCGCATGATCCAAGCATATGAGGAGGGAGACATAGAAAAAGCTGGGAAATACGCAGGCCATGCGGTTGCGCTTGTTGAAGTCCTCATTAAATATGGGGTAATGCAGGCCGGCAAAGCCATCATGCAGATGCGGGGTGTTAACTGCGGCCCAGTCCGGCTTCCGCTAAAGCCCCTTTCTTCAACTCAAAAAGGGCAACTGTTCGAAGAAGTGCGTCAGCTCGGTATTTTTAAATCTGTACAGCTTACCCCGCCGGAAAAATGA